In Streptomyces sp. SID8374, one genomic interval encodes:
- a CDS encoding M24 family metallopeptidase, giving the protein MSEVHAVRRGLLRDRCAAAGSAAALVSRPANVRYLAGGAPPGAVLLLGPGEDVLLCPRAPVGDPGHGRPDEALRVDVLPVPDGDPVVEAAGLAAASGADSLAVEEHDLTVARHRAMGQAAPGLRLADLGFTVEQQRIVKDEEEIGCLRIAAEITDQALGELLESILVGRTERHLALELERRLVDHGADGPAFATSVATGPNSGQGRHRPSDRRVEEGDFLSVRLGANYHGYRCEIGRTFVIGTAPAQWQIDLYDLVFAAQRGGREALAPGAAYRDVDRAARHPLESAGYGEGLQPRTGHGVGLEIEEDPQLAPTAMGKLDACVPVTVEPGVHLPGRGGVRIDDTLVVRPEADGGPELLTMTTKELLAL; this is encoded by the coding sequence ATGTCTGAGGTGCACGCCGTCCGACGCGGGCTGCTCCGCGACCGGTGCGCCGCCGCGGGGTCCGCGGCCGCCCTGGTCTCCCGCCCCGCCAACGTCCGCTATCTCGCGGGCGGAGCGCCGCCCGGCGCCGTGCTGCTGCTCGGCCCCGGCGAGGACGTTCTGCTCTGCCCCCGCGCGCCCGTCGGCGACCCCGGCCACGGGCGGCCCGACGAGGCGCTCCGGGTCGATGTGCTGCCCGTCCCGGACGGGGACCCGGTGGTCGAGGCCGCGGGGCTCGCCGCCGCCTCGGGCGCGGACTCGCTCGCCGTGGAGGAGCACGACCTGACCGTGGCCCGGCACCGCGCCATGGGGCAGGCCGCACCGGGCCTCCGGCTGGCCGATCTGGGCTTCACCGTCGAACAGCAGCGGATCGTCAAGGACGAGGAGGAGATCGGCTGTCTGCGCATCGCCGCGGAGATCACCGACCAGGCCCTCGGCGAACTCCTCGAATCGATCCTGGTCGGCCGCACCGAGCGCCATCTCGCGCTGGAGCTGGAGCGCCGCCTGGTCGACCACGGGGCCGACGGCCCCGCCTTCGCCACCTCCGTGGCCACCGGCCCCAACTCCGGCCAGGGGCGGCACCGGCCCTCCGACCGCCGGGTCGAGGAGGGGGATTTCCTCTCCGTCCGGCTGGGCGCCAACTACCACGGCTACCGCTGCGAGATCGGCCGGACCTTCGTCATCGGCACCGCACCCGCCCAGTGGCAGATCGACCTCTATGACCTCGTTTTCGCCGCTCAGCGGGGAGGCAGGGAGGCTCTGGCGCCGGGCGCCGCCTACCGGGACGTGGACCGCGCGGCCCGCCATCCGCTGGAGTCCGCGGGGTACGGAGAGGGCCTCCAGCCGAGGACCGGGCACGGTGTGGGGCTCGAAATCGAGGAGGACCCGCAATTGGCACCGACAGCCATGGGTAAACTGGACGCTTGTGTGCCGGTCACCGTCGAACCGGGGGTCCACCTCCCGGGCCGGGGCGGTGTCCGGATCGATGACACGCTCGTCGTGCGCCCTGAGGCGGACGGCGGACCCGAGCTACTCACCATGACGACCAAGGAACTGCTCGCGCTCTAG